The genomic region CCATCTGTAATTATTGCATACTCACCATGTATCGCTCATGGTATCCAAGCTGGTATGGGTAAAACTCAAGAGCAAGCTAGAAGAGCTGTTGAAACAGGATACTGGCATTTATACAGATACAATCCTGAGTTAAAAGATCAAGGTAAAAATCCATTTATCTTAGACTCAAAAGAGCCAACTGCATCATTCAGAGACTTCTTAATGAGTGAGGTACGTTACAAATCATTAACTAAGTCATTCCCTGAAATAGCTGAGAAGTTATTTGAGAAAAATGAGCAAGAAGCTAAAGAAAGATACGAAGGTTACAAAAGATTGGCACAATTATAATAATACTTGAATAATATATTAAGAGACGGAGAGTTTTCCGTCTCTTTTTTTCAATTAAATAACACTTAAGAGGGGCATAATATTTGCATTAGCAAATTTTAAGAGGTGATTTTAATGTTAGGACTAACCTTAGAGGGCGGTGGAGCCAGAGGATCATATCAAATTGGAGCATGGAAGGCATTCAGGGAAATAGGAATTGAGTTTGATGGAATTACTGGTACATCTGTGGGGGCCTTGAATGGTGCATTAATGGTACAGGATGACTATGATCTGGCCTATGAGCTATGGTACAATATGGAGCCCTACAGGATTCTTAATGTTGATGATAGAATTTATGAAGTACTAGATGATGATAGGATAAGCTCTAAGGAACTAAATATTATTTATAAGCAAATAGTAAAAGTTGTTAAAGGAATTGGTTTAGATAGTAAACCTCTTCAACTCCTTGTGAATAAATGTCTTAAGGAGGCCATTATACGTAACTCTCATATGGATTTTGGCTTTGTTACTGTATGTCTAACAGATTTAAAGCCCCTTAAATTATATAAAGAAAATGTACCAATAGGTAAAATGGGTGATTATTTACTTGCTTCTTCATGTTTACCTATATTTAGATCAAAGGAGTATGATGGAAAAAAATTTTTAGATGGGGCCTTCTATAATAATCTTCCTGTGGATATGTTGTATGAAAAAGGGTATAAAGAAGTTATAGCTCTAAGATTAAATAGTCAGGGTATAATTAAAAAGAACTGTTTTAAGGAATTAAATTTAACATTTATAAAGCCATACCAAGATTTGGGCAAGATATTAGATTTTTCTAGGGAACGGGCCCGTAGAAACCTCCAACTAGGATATTATGACACGTTAAAACACTTCAAGAATCTCAAAGGAAAAGAATATTATATTTTAGGAGACATTAGTGATGAAAAGGCATTTAAATTTTTTATGTCCCTAAGCAATGAAAGTATAATAATGCTTGGTAATTTATTTAATATACCTCAATATATGTCCTTAACAAGAGCCTTATTAGAGGGCATAATACCCAAGCTATTTAACCTTTTAGATTTAGACGAACAATCGAGGTATAGTGATCTATTTTTTGCTATACTGGAGCAAATGGCCTTAAGAAAGAAAATCAATCCTTTTCATATATATACAATTGATATGCTAGTTGAAAATATTGAAAGGTATAATAGTGGGGATAGAACAAAGCCAAAAAAATATAAATCTGAAATATTTCCAAATAAAAAAGTGTTAATAAAAAGGTCTGTAGATATTATTTTATTAAATGAACCGTACATTCATATATAATCGGGTGGTGGTATTAGTGAATGCTTTTAGCTCTTTTACATGGCTATTTACAATAGTTGTAATATTCGTAAGTATTTTAATTGTTCTAGATAATCGAAACTCCTCCAGAACAGTAGCTTGGTTATTAATATTAATTTTTGTGCCGGTTCTAGGACTATTCCTATATTTATATATTGGGCAAAATCATAGAAAGAAGAAAACTTTTAAAATTAAGCAGAAACAGGATTACAGAA from Serpentinicella alkaliphila harbors:
- a CDS encoding patatin-like phospholipase family protein, with the protein product MLGLTLEGGGARGSYQIGAWKAFREIGIEFDGITGTSVGALNGALMVQDDYDLAYELWYNMEPYRILNVDDRIYEVLDDDRISSKELNIIYKQIVKVVKGIGLDSKPLQLLVNKCLKEAIIRNSHMDFGFVTVCLTDLKPLKLYKENVPIGKMGDYLLASSCLPIFRSKEYDGKKFLDGAFYNNLPVDMLYEKGYKEVIALRLNSQGIIKKNCFKELNLTFIKPYQDLGKILDFSRERARRNLQLGYYDTLKHFKNLKGKEYYILGDISDEKAFKFFMSLSNESIIMLGNLFNIPQYMSLTRALLEGIIPKLFNLLDLDEQSRYSDLFFAILEQMALRKKINPFHIYTIDMLVENIERYNSGDRTKPKKYKSEIFPNKKVLIKRSVDIILLNEPYIHI